The genomic DNA TGAGACGCTTTGCTGAGAGTGCACTCCAGACTCCGGCAAATCCAGCACCAATGATGACTATCTTGGAAGACATGTTTCAAAAAGAGAAAGCTTTGCACATAACTTTTTAGAGATGCGCTGTTGTGATTGTGTGACCAGTATCGAAAAGTGATGAAGGGCCTGGTGCCATTTTTACACCGTTCTCGAGACATAGCACCATCACCAGACTCCCGGAAGTTGTCGATAAGTGTCGGGAACGGATCAGCTACTTGCCTATTCGGTTAACCGGGTACCCGGTTCGGTTAAGACCCGGCCAAACACATAGGACCGATAGCCAGTCCCGTGGACGTCCATGGGCGGAagtaaaagaaaaacaataTAGGAGCCCTTGTCCCTTGCACAATTTTTGCAGTATCTCGCTATGTTTATCGGACATTCATTTTGTGGAGACTCGAAGCCTCAGGGAAGTGCCTGTGGTGGGAACTTGGCTTGGAAGCGGAAGCTGAACCAGCACAGTATTTTATCAAATACTAGGTATACAAGGTGGCGGCAGGTCAAGTAGGGAAATCCTTAGCAAGAAACACTCCTCAACTGCTTGCTACATCATTAAGCAACTTCCTCAACTACCCAACATAAGGAGCACAACGTACAGGACATCAGGGTGAAGAATCTCGGATACTCGATCATCGTAGGCCGCCTATAACATCTGGCCCCTGCTACTGTCACAGAACCACTTCCAGCCTCTGTCCATCCACTGGTGTTAGCTCTGCCTTAGAGGTGCAAGGATTGACGctcttctctttttgttcCTCTCGCCAATTTTCATACTTAACTATGATAGGCTGTCATCCAGTTTCTTGGTTCTAGATGCGTGTGATGGGtgtttccttctttccctaTGTGCTGATTAGTTAGCTGTTGTGAGACTACCATATTTATCATTGCAAAGTTAGTTGGGCTGTGGGCTCCAGCTTTGCATTCTAGATTGATAGTCTTGCTGTACTTTACATATATAGCGCGCTGCAGGAGAATAAATAAACATGCCATCTAGCTGTTTGGTATGCCGCAGGATAGCGGGTGGGTGGCCCTCCTGGGCTTTCTGGGTGTTGTTAGTAGCATCATGATGGACCCGCCAATGTCAATCATAATTATTCATATACCTTGTATGTAAGACCTGAATCGAAGTATCCTATCAtatacgaccatagggtgtggaaaacagggcttcccgtccgctcagccgtacttaagccacacgccggccggttagtagttgggtgggtgaccaccagcgaatcccggctgttgtatgtttttagttttttttttgcgtCTCTGGACTGTCTCTCCAAGATCTCGTGTAGTCCTAATAAGACCAGGGAGGGTCAGGGTCGAGCTGTTGTCTCCGGAACAATGGTGGAGACAGacggggggggggggggggggcggAAACATGcactctgtacggagtactccatactccgtaatgtTCTCATGTTCCTCCTCCGGTCTGAGAACATGCAATTGACAGTGCAGAATTTGCCATTGACTGTTCATGCCTAAATAGATGCATAATCCAGTGAGTTCAAACTTGTGCAACAAGCAATCTTTATCTGCATGGTGACCTTTTGTCACTTGTCCAGTGCTTATACATACCTCCTATGCAGATTATATCTTGGACGTCACTTCAACTGCTAAGATAGAATGCATTTCTGTTTCGACGTGGTCATCCAGGTTTGATGGCATTGCTCCGACTGCAGATGCCTTCAATTTTTCCTTAACTACGCAATCCCTGGGGTATCTGCAATGCGAAAAATGTACTTGGGAGCGCGTGCCTTTCCTGCCTTCAAGTCTTTTAACACCTCTTCGACACCTTCAAGACCTTGCGGTCCGACCTCGAAAGGATGACCGGGGAGGCTGACGTTCTGCAATGCTCTTGTAAAATACCGAGAGAAAGCAAATCCCAGTTCCTCATGGTTACCGAATCCAGGTTTCTTGTGCACTGACCCCACGGAGGTTATTGATTTTATAGCAGGTGACACGTCGAAGTCGTTGGGCAGTACAAAATCAACCTGTCCACCCGGAGCGATCGATTGCTTTAAACCCTCCGCGCTCTGCAGATTGATAAGATATCGAGTGCGTGGTGCACAGTAGGATGTCCAGGAAGTACGAGACAGTCCTTTATCTCCTTGATCGTGGTCTCCATTCCACGGCGGTAGTCGATCACTGTGGCTCCTTTGCTTTGATGGAGGTGGCCCCGTACATATCAGATCCTTCCCTGCGATGGCAATGTTGGGATGGACGTTACTGTTGCGCGCCAGTTTAATTGCGTCGTAAACTATGAATGGGATCGGCGTTGTAACAGGTCTCCACGGTGGTGGAAATTGAGGGCGCCCGTACAAGGACACAACAACAGTCAGGGCCGCGAGAGGGATTGTTGCGGTTTCTGTGATCTTGTTCAACTAAGAGCTGTATAAAACTTATTTTTTCTCCGCGCACCTTCAAATGAGATGTGCTTAGGTAGATGGAAAGTCATATCATTCCATGAAAGTGCGTTTTTGACATACGAGCCTCCCGGAGTACACATTTCGTAAGACGCTGCAACGCGATCGGCTGGGTTGACAGGAGGTTAGTTTGAACCACTATATACCTAGGTTGAGAGACTCACATTGAATTCGACCACATTAAACTGATCTTTTCAATGATTTCAGCAATATCGTCCCCCTGGTTCACTTCTATTTCGATCTCAAGCGTTAAGCCAGGAATGGTATGCCCAGAAGCTGAAAGGTCCGGAAACTTCAGTCTTTGGGAATCGATCCAAACAGGACTTCTTCAATGAGGACTTGAGTCATCGTCAGCTCAGAAATCGGACTGTCGACGATCTTTACGATCGGCCCTGCCAAATTGATCACCTGCGCCATGGCTTCTGTATCAGATGTTTGAGTTTGACTGCCTTTGAGTACAGTCAAAAGCGATGTTATGCAATAACCTGCACAATTTGCGTTAGTCAAAGTGGACAATTGATTAGTTGTCAATCAGTACATGAAGCCCTCATTCATCCGACACGGATACTTTCCCTGTTGTCGGAGATCCAATTGCGTCATCAACGGCATGTGTATTAATAATGAAGTGAAGTTGGTGGGAGACTGGTGGGATATATCAGAGAGCAGTGGGAGCCTGGGCCCAGTTCTTGATTTCTATCAGAATGAATTACGAAGACATATTACCAGTGTCTTGAATATACAACACATCGTCCAACGTCCAAAGAAGAAGTCCAGTTATGGCTGCTGCAAGCGATAATTCCAAGCCCTACATACCTGTTGCCGGTGGCGCCGATGACGGCTGGTCTAAAGAAGGCCAGGCAACTGCCACTTGCTACTGCGGCGCAGTACAGCTAGCTTTTGTGAGTGCTCCCAAACATCCAAACATCCAGCCATATCCTGCTCATAAATGAACAATCCTCAGCCGGTACAAGGCCCAGGCTTAATCAACACATTCATCTGTCACTGCACAGACTGCCGAAAGATCACCGCATCAATGTTCGCGACCAATTTCATAGTCGCAGACACATTTGTCAGACACATACGTGGCCAAGAAAACCTCACGACATTTAGCCAGTCAAAGACCATTGCCTCCGGAAAGACAATGACAAACTGTTTCTGTTCTACCTGTGGCTCACTCATGTACCGCATCAGTGAGAGGTTTCCAGGGCATGTTATCCTGCGTACCGGAACAGTGGATGATTTCACCCTGCATGAAACGAAACTGAAGCCCAGGGTTGAGCAGTATACTAAGGACCGGGTGGGATGGCTTCAGGAGGTAACTGGTATGGCGCAGGTTAAGGGGTCGGCTCATCCTCCGAAGGACTCGGGCCCTTCTGAACTCTGAATGAATTGAGGCTTGTGTGTCGAGTCCACGGTGCTGATCACAGATTCACTGGGACAAGTATAGCCACTTGTACTGAGCATTAGAATATAATCTTTCCAAAGTGAAATATTATTCCAGAAGGAGACTCCCGAAGGAAAAGGATAAAATG from Aspergillus fumigatus Af293 chromosome 8, whole genome shotgun sequence includes the following:
- a CDS encoding GFA family protein yields the protein MAAASDNSKPYIPVAGGADDGWSKEGQATATCYCGAVQLAFPVQGPGLINTFICHCTDCRKITASMFATNFIVADTFVRHIRGQENLTTFSQSKTIASGKTMTNCFCSTCGSLMYRISERFPGHVILRTGTVDDFTLHETKLKPRVEQYTKDRVGWLQEVTGMAQVKGSAHPPKDSGPSEL